From Pontibacter actiniarum, a single genomic window includes:
- a CDS encoding aconitate hydratase: MAFDLEMIKAVYAGMEERVNAARQAVGRPLTLTEKILYAHLYDGAAKQGFERGKSYVDFAPDRVAMQDATAQMALLQFMQAGKPQAAVPSTVHCDHLIQARTGADSDLQDAYNENKEVYDFLASVSNKYGLGFWKPGAGIIHQVVLENYAFPGGMMIGTDSHTPNAGGLGMVAIGVGGADAVDVMAGMPWELKFPKVIGVKLTGKMSGWTSPKDVILKVAGILTVKGGTGAIVEYFGEGAESLSCTGKGTICNMGAEIGATTSVFAYDEKMRVYLNGTKREEIVQLADEVAHVLRADDEVYADPAAYYDQLIEIDLSTLEPHVNGPFTPDAAWPISQFAAVVKEHGWPAKLEVGLIGSCTNSSYEDITRSASVAAQAVEKNLEAQAEFTITPGSELVRYTTARDGLLDTFAGMGGVVLANACGPCIGQWARHTDDPTRKNSIITSFNRNFAKRNDGNPNTHAFVASPEIVTAFAIAGDLTFNPLTDTLTNRDGQQVKLDEPRGVEMPAQGFAVEDAGYVAPAEDGSTVEVVVAPTSDRLQLLEGFKPWEGTDLKGLKLLIKAQGKCTTDHISMAGPWLKYRGHLDNISNNMLIGAINAFNGEANNVYNDMTRGYDTVPATARTYKAAGIGTVVVGDENYGEGSSREHAAMEPRHLGVRAVIVKSFARIHETNLKKQGMLGLTFANKADYDLVEETDTIDILGLEDFQEGKPLKVVLHHSDGSQDSFLVNHTYNEGQIAWFKAGSALNLIRQQQKQNAGA, from the coding sequence ATGGCATTTGATTTAGAAATGATCAAGGCAGTATATGCCGGCATGGAAGAGCGCGTTAATGCTGCCCGCCAGGCAGTAGGCCGTCCGCTCACCCTGACAGAGAAGATCCTGTACGCACACTTGTATGATGGTGCAGCAAAGCAAGGTTTTGAGCGTGGAAAGTCTTACGTAGATTTTGCTCCGGACAGAGTGGCGATGCAGGATGCGACGGCGCAGATGGCTTTGCTTCAGTTCATGCAGGCAGGTAAGCCTCAAGCGGCAGTGCCGTCTACTGTACACTGCGATCACTTGATTCAGGCTCGTACCGGTGCTGATTCTGACTTGCAGGACGCATACAACGAGAACAAAGAGGTTTATGACTTCCTGGCTTCTGTATCTAACAAGTATGGCCTTGGCTTCTGGAAGCCAGGTGCAGGTATCATTCACCAGGTAGTGCTGGAGAACTACGCGTTCCCAGGCGGTATGATGATCGGTACGGACTCCCACACACCTAACGCAGGTGGTTTGGGTATGGTCGCGATCGGTGTTGGTGGTGCTGACGCGGTAGACGTGATGGCTGGCATGCCTTGGGAGCTGAAGTTCCCGAAAGTAATCGGCGTGAAGCTGACAGGCAAAATGAGCGGCTGGACATCTCCAAAAGACGTTATCCTGAAAGTGGCCGGTATCCTGACCGTAAAAGGTGGTACGGGTGCTATCGTGGAGTACTTCGGTGAGGGTGCTGAGAGCCTTTCTTGTACTGGTAAAGGTACGATCTGTAACATGGGTGCAGAGATCGGCGCAACTACCTCTGTATTTGCTTACGACGAGAAAATGCGCGTTTACCTGAACGGTACCAAGCGTGAAGAAATCGTACAGCTTGCGGACGAGGTGGCACACGTACTTCGCGCTGATGACGAAGTATACGCTGACCCGGCTGCATACTACGACCAACTGATCGAGATCGACCTTTCTACACTGGAGCCACACGTAAACGGCCCGTTCACGCCGGATGCGGCTTGGCCAATTTCTCAGTTCGCTGCTGTAGTTAAAGAGCACGGCTGGCCAGCTAAGCTGGAAGTAGGTCTGATCGGATCTTGCACCAACTCCTCTTACGAAGATATTACACGCTCTGCTTCTGTGGCGGCACAAGCCGTTGAGAAGAACCTGGAGGCGCAGGCTGAATTCACAATCACACCAGGCTCTGAACTGGTACGCTATACTACCGCGCGCGACGGCTTGTTAGATACTTTCGCAGGTATGGGTGGTGTTGTGTTGGCTAACGCTTGCGGTCCGTGCATCGGCCAGTGGGCGCGTCATACAGACGACCCGACTCGCAAGAACTCTATCATCACGTCTTTCAACCGTAACTTTGCCAAGCGTAACGACGGTAACCCGAACACACACGCGTTCGTGGCTTCGCCAGAAATCGTAACGGCTTTCGCTATTGCCGGCGACCTTACATTCAACCCGCTTACTGACACCCTGACCAACAGGGACGGCCAGCAGGTGAAGCTGGATGAGCCAAGAGGTGTGGAAATGCCAGCGCAAGGTTTCGCAGTAGAAGACGCAGGTTACGTGGCGCCAGCTGAAGATGGCAGCACTGTAGAGGTTGTGGTAGCCCCTACATCTGACCGTCTGCAACTGCTGGAAGGCTTTAAGCCATGGGAAGGCACAGACCTGAAAGGCCTGAAGCTTCTGATTAAAGCACAAGGTAAGTGTACTACGGACCATATCTCTATGGCAGGCCCGTGGTTGAAGTACCGTGGCCACCTGGACAACATCTCTAACAACATGTTGATCGGTGCCATCAATGCTTTCAACGGTGAGGCTAACAACGTGTACAACGACATGACCCGTGGCTACGATACAGTGCCGGCTACTGCCCGTACTTACAAAGCTGCCGGTATCGGTACAGTAGTGGTAGGTGACGAAAACTACGGTGAAGGTTCTTCGCGTGAGCACGCTGCCATGGAGCCGCGTCACCTGGGCGTTCGTGCCGTTATCGTGAAGTCTTTCGCGCGTATCCACGAAACCAACCTGAAGAAGCAGGGTATGCTGGGCCTTACGTTCGCGAACAAAGCGGATTATGACCTGGTAGAGGAAACCGATACAATCGACATCCTTGGCTTGGAAGACTTCCAGGAAGGCAAGCCGTTGAAAGTGGTGCTGCACCACTCAGACGGTAGCCAGGACAGCTTCCTTGTTAACCATACTTACAACGAGGGACAGATTGCGTGGTTCAAAGCTGGATCAGCGCTTAACCTGATCCGCCAGCAGCAGAAGCAAAACGCAGGTGCGTAA
- a CDS encoding peroxiredoxin family protein, producing the protein MTSTKNTIQPGTWRVSLQHAEGKEIPFIMEAEEQNGKTVLYLVNGEERILVDDIEQQGDSVKIGLHIFDADLIAKVDGGKMAGRFVKNDTATPYAVPFTAEHGRENRFAANPAPAAYDFDGKWEVVFSDKEGNNSYKAVGVFEQQENHVTGTFLTETGDYRYLEGQVDGSELKLSTFDGNHAYLFTATPTGDNTLSGGFYAGMNGYEQWAAKRNPHAELASADSLTFLKPGFETLSFTFPNLEGEQVSLSDDKYKGKVVVVQLLGSWCPNCMDETNFLAPYYDKNKDRGLEIIGLGFERSPEFDKAAARLQKMKDRMDVNYDLLVAGISDKEAAAKALPALNHVLSFPTTIFIGRDGKVRKVHTGFSGPGTGKYYEEFVADFNKIMEELLAEK; encoded by the coding sequence ATGACATCGACAAAAAACACCATACAGCCCGGCACCTGGCGTGTAAGCCTGCAACATGCCGAAGGAAAGGAAATCCCTTTTATAATGGAGGCCGAGGAACAGAACGGCAAAACTGTCTTATACCTGGTAAACGGCGAGGAGCGCATCCTGGTGGATGATATTGAGCAGCAGGGCGACTCTGTAAAGATCGGGTTGCACATTTTTGATGCCGACCTGATTGCCAAAGTAGACGGCGGCAAGATGGCCGGTCGCTTTGTGAAAAACGACACCGCCACACCTTACGCCGTGCCTTTCACCGCTGAACACGGCCGTGAGAACCGCTTTGCGGCAAACCCTGCCCCAGCCGCCTATGATTTCGACGGCAAGTGGGAGGTGGTGTTCTCCGACAAGGAAGGCAACAACAGCTACAAGGCCGTGGGTGTGTTTGAGCAGCAGGAAAACCATGTTACCGGCACCTTCCTGACAGAAACCGGCGACTACCGTTACCTGGAAGGCCAGGTGGACGGCAGCGAGCTTAAGCTTTCTACATTCGACGGCAACCACGCCTACCTGTTCACCGCTACGCCAACCGGCGACAACACCCTCTCCGGTGGCTTTTACGCCGGCATGAACGGCTACGAGCAGTGGGCGGCCAAGCGAAACCCGCACGCCGAGCTGGCCAGCGCCGACTCGCTTACGTTCCTGAAGCCTGGCTTTGAAACGCTGTCTTTCACGTTCCCGAACCTTGAGGGCGAGCAGGTTTCTCTCTCAGATGACAAGTACAAAGGCAAGGTAGTGGTGGTGCAACTGCTGGGCTCCTGGTGCCCGAACTGCATGGACGAGACTAACTTCCTGGCCCCGTACTACGACAAGAACAAAGACCGCGGCCTGGAGATCATTGGCCTAGGCTTTGAGCGCAGCCCTGAATTTGACAAAGCCGCTGCGCGCCTGCAGAAGATGAAAGACCGCATGGACGTAAACTACGACCTGCTGGTGGCGGGCATCTCAGACAAGGAAGCTGCCGCCAAGGCCCTTCCCGCTCTGAACCATGTCCTTTCCTTCCCGACGACAATCTTTATCGGCCGCGATGGCAAGGTACGCAAGGTACATACCGGCTTTTCCGGCCCTGGCACCGGCAAGTACTACGAGGAGTTTGTAGCAGACTTCAACAAAATCATGGAAGAGCTGCTGGCGGAGAAATAG
- a CDS encoding PAS domain-containing sensor histidine kinase, with translation MSDSATKPNPWQPNGVGESDNLFQVELPIFNALPGAYLLLSRELIIEAVSDTYLQATFTQREQLLGRYIFDVFPDNPDAPNAHAVENLRASLQQVLATGQPHEMARQQYDVPDPLNPNAFVLRYWLPRNTPVLDAQGRVSRIIHAVVNVTENVRFQAQLAASEEREAQANAAVAEKEQAWQQVLVLNQELDARVATRTRELQEAQQKAEWQKERMQHIFMQAPVAIGIFTGERQIVELVNPMMCELLGRPARELLGKSIFDVVPEMVGQGFEAIFSDVYTSAVPFEAKELPATLLREGQLELRYYNGVYQPLKNERQEVTAVIQIVTDATEQVKSRQALETSAHQLKLITDALPVLIGYLDKDQRYRFTNYAYKAWFHQEPEELLGRSVREVVGEKAYSGVKKYIERALAGERLNFEATMPFREDFLKCIQATFVPDVQDGEVVGFFTLVSDITEQVEARRAVEKGKRQAQALAAELAVANEELRAANNEIQSTNSELSATNKQLKRINADLDNFIYTASHDLKAPILNVEGLVDALLEELPPESLQLEPVQHVVDLILDSVKRFKRTLEHLTEVSKFEKTQSTAPARVDLREVVADVQKDLALAIKAAQAQIKVNVSSCPTILFSRKNLRSIVYNLLSNAIKYRSPDRAPLISIDCHETEQCQVLSVSDNGLGMDMSQKKKLFAMFQRLHSHVEGSGVGLYMVKKIIENAGGRIEVQSKVGEGATFQVYFPRTS, from the coding sequence ATGTCTGATTCTGCAACTAAGCCCAATCCCTGGCAACCCAATGGCGTGGGGGAGTCTGATAACCTGTTTCAGGTAGAGCTTCCAATTTTTAATGCCTTGCCAGGGGCATACCTGCTGCTTTCGCGCGAACTGATCATTGAGGCGGTTAGCGATACCTATCTGCAGGCTACCTTTACACAGCGGGAGCAACTCCTCGGCCGCTATATTTTTGATGTGTTTCCCGATAACCCGGATGCTCCTAACGCCCATGCGGTGGAAAACCTGCGGGCTTCGCTGCAGCAGGTGCTGGCAACGGGCCAGCCGCACGAAATGGCCCGGCAGCAGTACGATGTGCCGGACCCCTTAAACCCTAACGCCTTTGTGCTGCGCTACTGGCTTCCGCGCAATACGCCGGTGCTGGATGCCCAGGGCCGCGTGAGCCGCATCATACACGCCGTTGTTAATGTAACGGAGAATGTACGGTTCCAGGCGCAGCTGGCGGCAAGTGAGGAGCGCGAGGCCCAGGCCAATGCAGCTGTGGCTGAAAAAGAGCAGGCATGGCAGCAGGTGCTGGTTCTGAACCAGGAGCTGGACGCCCGTGTCGCGACCCGCACGCGGGAGCTGCAGGAGGCGCAGCAAAAGGCGGAATGGCAAAAGGAGCGGATGCAGCACATCTTTATGCAGGCTCCCGTTGCCATCGGCATCTTTACCGGGGAGCGGCAGATCGTGGAGCTGGTTAACCCCATGATGTGTGAACTGCTGGGGCGGCCTGCCCGGGAGTTACTCGGCAAAAGTATCTTCGATGTGGTGCCAGAGATGGTGGGGCAGGGCTTTGAGGCCATCTTTTCGGATGTGTACACGAGCGCTGTCCCTTTCGAAGCCAAAGAGCTGCCCGCCACTCTTCTGAGGGAGGGGCAGTTGGAGCTCAGGTATTACAACGGCGTGTATCAGCCGCTCAAAAATGAGCGACAGGAAGTAACAGCCGTTATACAGATTGTAACCGATGCAACCGAGCAGGTAAAGTCGCGCCAGGCCCTGGAGACCAGTGCGCACCAGCTAAAACTTATTACCGACGCTTTGCCGGTGCTGATCGGGTACCTGGACAAAGATCAGAGGTACAGGTTTACCAATTACGCCTACAAAGCCTGGTTTCATCAGGAGCCGGAGGAGCTGTTGGGCCGCTCGGTGCGCGAGGTGGTCGGGGAGAAGGCGTACAGTGGCGTGAAAAAATACATTGAACGTGCCCTGGCCGGGGAGCGCCTGAACTTTGAGGCCACCATGCCTTTCCGCGAAGACTTTTTGAAGTGTATCCAGGCCACCTTTGTGCCGGATGTGCAGGATGGGGAAGTGGTGGGCTTCTTTACGCTGGTGTCCGATATTACCGAGCAGGTAGAGGCCCGCAGAGCCGTGGAGAAAGGCAAGCGGCAGGCGCAGGCGCTGGCAGCAGAGCTGGCCGTGGCCAACGAGGAGCTGCGGGCGGCGAACAACGAGATACAGTCTACCAATAGCGAGCTTAGCGCCACCAACAAGCAACTGAAGCGCATTAACGCCGACCTCGATAATTTTATATACACCGCCTCCCATGACCTGAAGGCCCCGATCCTGAATGTGGAGGGGCTGGTGGATGCGCTGCTGGAGGAGCTGCCGCCGGAGAGCCTGCAACTGGAGCCGGTGCAGCATGTGGTGGATCTCATCCTGGACTCCGTAAAGCGCTTTAAGCGTACGCTGGAGCACCTCACAGAGGTTTCTAAGTTTGAGAAAACACAAAGCACAGCGCCCGCAAGAGTAGACCTGCGTGAAGTTGTGGCCGATGTGCAGAAGGACCTCGCATTGGCGATTAAAGCGGCGCAGGCGCAGATTAAGGTAAATGTGAGCAGTTGCCCGACGATTCTGTTCTCAAGGAAAAACCTGCGCAGCATTGTCTACAACCTGCTCTCCAACGCCATCAAGTACCGCTCGCCTGACCGGGCGCCGCTCATCTCCATCGACTGCCACGAAACGGAGCAGTGCCAGGTTCTGTCTGTGTCTGACAACGGCCTGGGCATGGATATGTCTCAGAAGAAAAAGCTTTTTGCGATGTTTCAGCGGTTGCACAGCCACGTAGAGGGCTCCGGCGTTGGCTTGTACATGGTCAAGAAGATCATCGAGAACGCTGGCGGCAGAATAGAAGTGCAAAGCAAAGTAGGGGAGGGAGCCACTTTCCAGGTGTACTTCCCGCGCACCTCTTAG
- a CDS encoding class I SAM-dependent methyltransferase — translation MSLNTNSWNRLRYTLYLPIYDFIADRVFRKYRQRSVQLLAAKPDDAILILGAGTGLDLPYLQGHTKLTAIDITPGMISKLKQRAEELRVPVQAQVMNGQALAFADASFDAVVLHLILAVIPDPVACIKEVERVLKPGGTVMVFDKFLADGQEPSVLRRLLNHLAGTLFSDINRRIGNIISHTRLQQELNEPAALGGAFRLVRLRKQ, via the coding sequence ATGAGCCTGAACACCAACAGCTGGAACCGCCTGCGGTATACTTTGTACCTGCCTATCTATGATTTTATTGCTGACCGTGTTTTCCGGAAGTATAGGCAGCGCTCCGTGCAACTGCTTGCCGCAAAACCCGACGATGCCATACTTATACTTGGCGCCGGCACGGGCCTCGATTTGCCTTACCTACAGGGCCACACCAAACTGACCGCCATCGACATCACCCCGGGCATGATCTCCAAACTGAAGCAGCGGGCGGAGGAGCTGCGCGTACCGGTGCAGGCGCAGGTGATGAACGGCCAGGCGCTGGCCTTCGCCGATGCTTCTTTCGACGCCGTTGTGCTGCACCTGATACTGGCCGTAATCCCCGACCCGGTGGCCTGCATTAAAGAGGTAGAACGGGTGCTGAAGCCGGGAGGCACCGTGATGGTGTTCGATAAGTTTCTGGCCGATGGGCAGGAGCCTTCCGTCTTGCGCCGTTTGCTGAACCATCTGGCGGGCACCCTGTTTTCTGACATCAACCGGCGTATCGGAAACATTATTAGCCATACACGGTTGCAGCAGGAGCTAAACGAGCCTGCCGCCCTGGGTGGAGCCTTTCGGCTGGTGCGGCTACGGAAGCAGTAA
- a CDS encoding polyprenyl synthetase family protein, which yields MSISLKEIQAPIAPEMQQFEKKFRASMKTRVLLLDRIMSYIVKRKGKQMRPMFVFFTAKLFRESIGEASYRGAALIELLHTATLVHDDVVDDANYRRGFFSVNALWKNKIAVLVGDYLLSKGLLLSLQNDDFELLKIVSNAVKEMSEGELLQIEKARRLDITEEVYFDIIRQKTASLIASCCAVGAASAGASKEDIEKARLFGEKVGIAFQIKDDLFDYGTAEIGKPVGIDIKEKKMTLPLIYALREADWVTKRKVIYNVKNNNGDNKRVQQVIDFVKKSGGIDYTVQLMNHYHAEALAILHTFPDSPSRRSLEYLIAYTIEREK from the coding sequence ATGAGCATAAGCCTAAAAGAAATACAGGCGCCTATAGCGCCCGAGATGCAGCAGTTCGAAAAGAAGTTCCGGGCCTCCATGAAGACCCGTGTACTGCTTCTGGATCGGATTATGAGCTACATCGTCAAGCGCAAGGGAAAGCAGATGCGGCCTATGTTCGTGTTTTTCACGGCTAAGCTCTTCCGCGAAAGTATAGGCGAGGCCAGCTACCGTGGCGCTGCGCTCATCGAGCTGCTGCACACAGCCACCTTGGTGCACGACGATGTGGTGGACGACGCCAATTACCGCCGTGGCTTTTTCTCCGTTAACGCCCTCTGGAAAAATAAGATTGCCGTGCTGGTAGGCGACTACCTGCTCTCCAAAGGCCTGCTGCTCTCGCTGCAGAACGATGACTTTGAGCTGCTTAAGATCGTGTCGAACGCGGTGAAGGAGATGAGCGAGGGAGAGCTGCTGCAGATCGAGAAGGCCCGCCGCCTTGATATTACCGAGGAAGTATACTTCGACATCATCCGCCAGAAAACCGCCTCCCTTATTGCCTCCTGCTGCGCCGTGGGCGCTGCCTCAGCCGGTGCCAGTAAAGAGGACATTGAGAAAGCGCGCTTGTTCGGGGAGAAAGTAGGGATTGCCTTTCAGATAAAGGACGACCTGTTTGACTACGGCACCGCCGAGATCGGCAAGCCGGTGGGTATCGACATCAAAGAGAAGAAGATGACCCTGCCGCTTATCTACGCGCTACGCGAAGCCGACTGGGTAACGAAGCGGAAGGTGATCTACAACGTGAAAAACAATAACGGCGATAACAAGCGCGTGCAGCAGGTCATCGACTTCGTTAAAAAATCCGGGGGTATCGATTACACCGTTCAGCTGATGAACCACTACCACGCCGAGGCCCTGGCCATCCTGCACACCTTTCCGGACTCGCCTTCGCGCCGCTCCCTGGAGTACCTTATCGCCTACACCATCGAGCGGGAGAAGTAA
- a CDS encoding alpha/beta hydrolase family protein: MKVDFVVYPDHGRPFTADATYWPDSQPKPVVIFTHGFKGFKDWGHFNQLATYFAEQGFVFVKFNFAYNGTTVEDHSDMHDMEAFGQNNFSLELDDMQALIELLHSGNAPIQAQELDLSRLYLIGHSRGGGAVILKAAEEPRVKAVATWAAVNRYDNRWDDLQMEQWKQKGVQYVLNGRTGTQMPLYYQIVEDYLENRSRLDIPTVVKRMQQPLLLLHGEQDETLPTQMAHDLQSWKPDAELHLLPETNHSFGGKHPYEDDELPEAARKAADLTISFFQKHA, from the coding sequence ATGAAAGTAGACTTTGTTGTATACCCTGACCACGGCCGCCCTTTTACCGCCGATGCCACCTACTGGCCCGACAGCCAGCCAAAGCCGGTCGTTATTTTCACCCACGGCTTTAAAGGGTTCAAAGACTGGGGGCACTTCAATCAGCTGGCCACCTATTTTGCTGAGCAGGGTTTTGTGTTCGTGAAGTTTAACTTTGCCTACAACGGCACCACCGTGGAAGACCACTCCGACATGCACGATATGGAGGCCTTCGGGCAGAACAACTTCAGCCTGGAGCTGGATGACATGCAGGCGCTAATTGAGCTGCTGCACAGCGGAAACGCCCCCATTCAGGCACAGGAGCTGGACCTGAGCCGCCTGTACCTGATCGGGCACAGCCGCGGCGGGGGCGCCGTTATCCTGAAGGCTGCCGAAGAGCCGCGCGTGAAGGCCGTGGCGACCTGGGCCGCCGTAAACAGGTATGATAACCGCTGGGATGACCTGCAAATGGAGCAGTGGAAGCAAAAGGGTGTGCAGTATGTGCTGAACGGGCGCACTGGTACACAGATGCCGCTGTACTACCAAATCGTGGAGGATTACCTCGAGAACAGGTCCCGGCTCGACATCCCAACCGTAGTGAAGCGCATGCAGCAGCCCCTGCTGCTGCTGCACGGCGAGCAGGACGAAACACTGCCAACCCAAATGGCCCACGACCTGCAAAGCTGGAAGCCGGACGCCGAGCTGCATTTGCTGCCGGAGACCAACCACTCCTTTGGCGGAAAACACCCTTACGAGGATGACGAATTACCGGAAGCAGCCCGCAAGGCGGCCGACCTCACCATTAGCTTCTTTCAGAAACATGCCTAA
- the folK gene encoding 2-amino-4-hydroxy-6-hydroxymethyldihydropteridine diphosphokinase: protein MPNVYLLLGGNLGDRQLYLQQARESIQAQVGPLLRSSRLYETAAWGKTDQPSFLNQVLEVHTEHAPEEVLQRINAIERELGRVRLEHWGARVIDIDILFYDEAVLQTQRLTIPHPQLHLRRFTLLPLAELAPELRHPVLGKSVAQLLQECPDMLEVQVLP from the coding sequence ATGCCTAACGTATACCTGCTGCTCGGTGGCAACCTCGGCGACCGCCAGCTGTACCTGCAGCAGGCCCGCGAAAGCATACAGGCCCAGGTGGGCCCGCTGCTGCGAAGCTCCAGGCTCTACGAAACGGCTGCCTGGGGCAAAACCGACCAGCCAAGCTTTCTGAACCAGGTGTTGGAGGTGCACACAGAGCACGCCCCGGAAGAGGTGCTGCAACGCATAAACGCCATTGAGCGCGAGCTGGGGCGGGTGCGGCTGGAGCACTGGGGCGCCCGCGTAATCGACATCGACATCCTTTTCTACGATGAGGCCGTGTTGCAGACGCAGCGCCTAACCATTCCGCACCCGCAGCTGCACCTGCGCAGGTTCACCCTCTTGCCACTGGCAGAGCTGGCCCCGGAGCTAAGGCACCCGGTGCTGGGGAAAAGCGTAGCCCAACTGCTGCAGGAGTGCCCCGATATGCTGGAAGTGCAAGTGCTTCCCTAA
- a CDS encoding GNAT family N-acetyltransferase has protein sequence MPPYKTFETERLYLRPTSYEDAAFIFELMNTPQWLRYIGDRNVTSVEAAKEHIKRNMIPQLERLGYSNYTVMTKADGRKVGACGLYDRKGLEGIDIGFAFLPQYAGQGYGFEAADELKKAAFGCFGLKELNAITTKENTASQKLLEKLGLRFSKLVRLADDAEELLLYQLSTRADKAETPV, from the coding sequence ATGCCCCCTTACAAAACCTTCGAAACAGAGAGGTTGTACCTAAGACCCACCTCCTATGAAGACGCTGCATTCATTTTTGAGCTTATGAACACACCGCAATGGCTTCGGTACATAGGCGACAGAAACGTAACGTCTGTGGAGGCCGCGAAGGAGCATATTAAGCGAAACATGATACCTCAGTTAGAGAGACTGGGTTACTCCAACTATACCGTCATGACGAAGGCCGATGGCAGGAAGGTTGGGGCCTGCGGGCTGTATGACCGCAAAGGGTTGGAGGGCATTGACATTGGCTTTGCTTTCCTCCCGCAGTACGCCGGGCAAGGGTATGGGTTTGAGGCAGCGGACGAGCTGAAAAAGGCTGCTTTTGGCTGCTTTGGCCTGAAAGAGCTCAACGCCATCACCACCAAAGAAAACACGGCCTCACAAAAGCTACTTGAGAAGCTGGGTCTACGGTTCTCAAAACTGGTCCGCCTCGCCGACGACGCAGAAGAACTGCTGCTCTACCAGCTTAGCACCCGTGCCGACAAAGCAGAAACTCCAGTATAA
- the fabD gene encoding ACP S-malonyltransferase: protein MKAYVFPGQGSQFVGMGKDLYEQHEEAKQLFDKANEILGFNITEIMFNGTDEELKQTRVTQPAIFLHSVAQAAVAKDFAPDMVAGHSLGEFSALVASKVLSFEDGLRLVYKRAMAMQMACEANPSTMAAILGLPDEKVEEVCASVEDTVVAANYNCPGQLVISGSNRGIEIACEKLKEAGAKRALPLPVGGAFHSPLMKPAEVELAKAIEETTFSEGICPIYQNVDAMPHTDPAEIKQNLIHQLTAPVRWTQSVQQMVADGATHFVECGPGKVLQGLVKKIERTAEVSSAE from the coding sequence ATGAAGGCATACGTTTTCCCGGGACAGGGTTCTCAGTTTGTAGGGATGGGCAAAGACCTGTATGAGCAGCACGAAGAGGCAAAGCAGCTGTTCGACAAGGCCAACGAGATTCTGGGCTTCAACATTACAGAGATCATGTTTAACGGCACCGATGAGGAGCTGAAGCAGACAAGGGTAACCCAGCCGGCTATTTTCCTGCACTCTGTGGCGCAGGCGGCCGTGGCCAAAGACTTTGCCCCGGACATGGTGGCCGGGCACTCCCTCGGAGAGTTCTCCGCTCTGGTGGCCAGCAAGGTGCTAAGCTTTGAAGATGGCTTGCGCCTGGTTTACAAGCGCGCGATGGCTATGCAGATGGCGTGCGAGGCAAACCCTTCTACCATGGCCGCCATACTTGGCCTGCCAGATGAGAAGGTAGAGGAGGTTTGTGCTTCCGTTGAGGACACCGTGGTGGCGGCTAACTACAACTGCCCTGGCCAGTTGGTTATTTCCGGTTCAAACAGAGGAATTGAAATTGCCTGCGAAAAACTGAAAGAGGCCGGTGCCAAGCGTGCGCTGCCACTGCCGGTTGGTGGCGCGTTTCACTCACCGCTGATGAAGCCTGCCGAAGTGGAGCTCGCCAAAGCCATCGAGGAAACTACTTTCTCGGAGGGTATTTGCCCGATCTACCAGAATGTGGATGCCATGCCACACACTGACCCGGCTGAGATAAAGCAAAACCTGATCCACCAGCTCACAGCGCCAGTGCGCTGGACGCAGTCGGTGCAGCAGATGGTGGCCGACGGTGCTACGCATTTTGTAGAGTGCGGCCCGGGCAAGGTGCTGCAGGGCCTGGTGAAGAAGATAGAACGCACGGCCGAGGTAAGCTCAGCTGAGTAA
- a CDS encoding thiol-disulfide oxidoreductase DCC family protein produces METQKQEQWQGKPIVFYDGTCGFCQGSVQVVLKYNKRRSLYFAALQSGVLEALVPKGQIPVPLPDALLFYESGKLYTASEAALRIARHLNFPLSILSVLRIIPLSFRDFVYRLVARNRYRIAGRTESCMLPSPEQRAQFVA; encoded by the coding sequence ATGGAGACACAAAAACAAGAGCAGTGGCAGGGTAAGCCCATCGTGTTTTACGATGGCACCTGCGGCTTTTGCCAAGGCAGTGTGCAAGTGGTGCTAAAGTATAACAAGCGCCGAAGCCTTTACTTTGCGGCCCTGCAATCGGGGGTGCTGGAGGCCCTGGTGCCCAAGGGGCAAATCCCTGTTCCTTTACCTGATGCCCTGCTTTTTTACGAGAGCGGCAAGCTGTACACAGCGTCAGAGGCAGCCCTTCGCATTGCGCGCCATCTTAATTTTCCGCTCTCCATACTTTCTGTTTTACGCATTATTCCTTTATCTTTCCGCGATTTTGTGTACCGCCTGGTAGCCAGAAACCGCTACAGAATTGCCGGTCGCACAGAGAGCTGCATGCTGCCGAGCCCTGAGCAGAGGGCGCAGTTTGTAGCCTAA